Proteins encoded within one genomic window of Hahella chejuensis KCTC 2396:
- a CDS encoding RHS repeat domain-containing protein gives MTSPLFQRAGENTYYYQNDHLGAPRQMASRNGQIVWKAAYEVFGRVKIFVDKAENNLRFPGQYFDQESGMHHNYFRDYNPGYGRYIQRDPISVYGGINVYAYANGNPVVYMDPLGLAKMNVGVGGSVPILGGFSLGLFGTDGDGDGGCHMDVGLFFQANKPMDGYSKKGGKVMSGKGLPGWFVGKFKIGEQIGISRGGRGSVVQLGAEVSVGIAGIGGNIGINADNKTNTPDSIAIEGGVLFAIGAEETVNFSVSVADMARLAAAIISWDFDQQIFGVPKGGSCECSN, from the coding sequence ATGACAAGCCCATTATTTCAGCGTGCCGGAGAAAATACCTATTACTACCAGAATGACCACTTGGGCGCTCCTCGCCAGATGGCGAGCAGAAACGGCCAGATTGTATGGAAGGCTGCTTATGAGGTGTTTGGAAGAGTAAAAATATTTGTCGATAAGGCTGAGAATAATCTGCGGTTTCCAGGCCAATATTTTGATCAAGAAAGTGGAATGCATCACAATTATTTTAGAGATTATAATCCTGGTTATGGGAGGTACATTCAAAGGGATCCGATAAGTGTCTATGGTGGGATTAATGTTTATGCATACGCGAATGGAAATCCTGTTGTTTATATGGATCCACTTGGTCTGGCTAAAATGAATGTCGGTGTGGGGGGGAGCGTCCCTATTTTAGGAGGTTTTTCATTAGGTTTATTCGGAACTGATGGTGACGGGGATGGTGGGTGTCATATGGATGTAGGTTTATTTTTCCAAGCAAACAAACCTATGGATGGCTACTCAAAAAAAGGAGGGAAAGTAATGAGTGGAAAGGGACTTCCAGGTTGGTTTGTTGGAAAGTTTAAAATTGGTGAGCAGATCGGTATTAGCCGAGGTGGTCGGGGTTCGGTTGTTCAGCTAGGAGCTGAAGTAAGCGTTGGAATTGCTGGTATTGGTGGCAATATTGGTATAAATGCAGATAATAAAACTAATACCCCAGATAGTATTGCAATTGAGGGAGGGGTTCTCTTCGCCATTGGAGCTGAAGAAACTGTTAATTTCAGTGTTTCTGTAGCAGATATGGCGCGACTAGCAGCTGCAATTATTTCCTGGGATTTTGACCAACAAATTTTCGGTGTCCCTAAAGGTGGCAGTTGCGAGTGTAGTAATTAG